The Ficedula albicollis isolate OC2 chromosome 23, FicAlb1.5, whole genome shotgun sequence sequence GGCTCAGGgtggccagcagcacacacaggccCTGAGGCAGCACCTCTGTCCAGCAGGCACTGCCATGGGATGGATTACGAGCCCGAGCTCCCCTCCTTCGATGGCTCAGCCCACCTCATGAAGCTGCTGTCAGAAAACGTCTCGGTGAGCCAGGAGTTCTGCGAGCTGCCCAAGAAGAACAGCCTGAGTCTGGAGGCCGTCCCTGCTCCTCACaaggcagccctgctccccccaggcACCAGCAAGCTGGAGGCCACCCCAGACAACTTCCTGGTGGCCCCAGGGGACGTGTatgacagcagctccctgagctccctgtTCGAGAGCCTGCCCCTGGCCCCGGCCCAGCAGCGCTGGCAGCCCGACAGCACCTTCAAGGAGGATCCACAGGAGGtcagggggctgggggctcctgggggggCTTGCTGCTGTTCCTGATGCATTTCTGGGCTGTTCATGTTGGTTTTGGAAGTAAGGAGGGTCGGTGTTTTGACTGCTGTGGTGTCTGGGAGAAGGTGGACGGACAAAGCAGTGAGAGATTCTCCTGATTTGTGTTTCCTCCTGGCTGCAGACGCTGCTCTTCAGTGACATCCTGAAACCCCAGGCAGAGCCTCCCTGCCCCGAGAGCTACCCCACAGATGGAGTGAAGAGGTAACAGCAACCCAGGGCTCCGAGTTCCAGGGAGCTCCTGGCTCTGTCTCTGTCCTGGGGGTCTCTCCTGCATCCCtttgctgtccccagtgcagcccaggcagTGACCAGTGCTAATTACAGAGAGCCTTTGTGTCTCCCTGTTCTCAGAGCAAGGTGCTGCCCCCTGAGCTTTCAGACCCAAAGCTGAGATTGTTCTGCACCAGAGTGGGGCCAGTCCAGGgccagctgctgtcacctcccgGGGTGacagccccttcccagggagctctgcttgGCTGGGTGACACAGAGGGATCCAggtggctgctccatcctcccaCAGGCCACTTGGAGCGGGGTAAATGACAGGGAAAAGGAAGCTGGCAGAGCATGAGGGTGATCATCAGCCTCCCCTAATCTAAGGTTTAGGTTCTTAGTTAGCACTGTTAGTCAGCCTTGATTTTAGAGGGTGCCACGGCCTCTCATTCCTAAAACATGAGAGggatttcttcctcctttccacccctctgccaggcagagctttgctgctccAGATACCAAATCAAACCTCCCAGCAGGTAACATTATTTCACCTCCCACTTTTTATTTGCCTCCTGAGTCAGCTGACTGGGTGACTCAGCTGTCAGACGTGGGGATGTTCACACAGACAGCAGTGTCTCCTGAGCCAGAGGCTCCCAGCTCACTGTTTATTTGTGCACTGAAGCtctctggctctcctggctccagaTAAGAGGAGCTGCCAAGCCCATCTTCAGAGATGGCATCACAGGAGGTGGAGCAGGAAGAAGATGGGCTGGTGACTAAACAGGGCACTTGAAGGGTCTGAGTGAAGGCTCCTGTACAGGTGGTGGCTTGCACAGATTCCTCACAGCAGAAACCAGCTGTGGCCTCATGGTTTCAGTGCTcacagctgctggtggaggCCTGAGAGCTTCTGAATTCAGGCTCTTCTTTCAAATTTCCTTGCCAGCAGTGACACCTTCTCTGTGTGCCACTACTTTCTGTGAAGATTAAAGTTGGTGCCCAGCACAGTGAGAGTCCCACGAGCTGGGATTCtgattccagctctgcagaaccAAGCAGGTGTTGGTGTCCTGCAGGTCCTTTTTCTACAGGCCCATTAAGGGAGAGTCTTCCAGTTATGGGCATGGATTTGGAGACAGGAACCTGAGTTTAGGATGCTGTAAAAGTCTCAGTGCAGGTTCCCATTTTTGTGTGTTGAGGAATGGTTCTGTTGCCATCCACACAGAAATTCTGGCTGCAGTCACATCCAGGGGTTTTTAAGCCAAAACCAAGGGGTAAAACgaggctgtgggagcagtgctgctccccagggtgtTGGGGAGGATCAgaatgtgctgtgctgtgtcagggTGTGTGAGGTGGGGAATGGAGCAGAAACTGGAGCCTGTAACCCGTGGGGTGGAGGCTCCTGGggctctgttttgcttttgcagtgaaACAGCAGCGTGTGCTTATTCATCCTTCTCTCTTTGTTCCATCCAAGTGACTTTGAATACACTCTGGGGTCACCCAAAGCCATTCACATCAAATCTGGGGACTCTCCCATGGCCTACCTCAACAAAGGACAGTTCTACCCCATCACACTGCGGACAGCTGGAGACAGCAAATGTTTGCACTTGTCCTCAAATAAAGTGAAGGTAAGAGACAGAGGCaggctgacagctctgctgacagctcAGGAATGGgacatccagcagctccactggcCTGGGAACAGAGCTGAACATGAGCAGTAGTGGCTTTGTGGCTCATGTGGCTTAAAGGGATGAATGGGATGGATTCAGCCCCTCAGGATAatcctgtgctgcactgcagagcctCTGGGGCAGCTGGAAGCTGTGACAGGAGCTCAGGGATGCACAAAGGGCCAGTGGGGGCCCTGCTGGGAAGAGCTCTGGGCCAGGgtccccatcctgctccaggcctgggagcagcccccGAGATGAATGTGCCCATGGCTGagcccaaatccctgcccttccctccccagctcgCCCAGCACCAATTCCACGTTtcacagggcagtgcagggtgggggctcaggagggctctgctcctgctctgagctgagctgggctgtgctggctgtgttgCAGAGCGTGGTGATGATTGTGTTTGACAATGAGAAGATCCCCACGGAGCAGCTGAAGTTCTGGAAGCACTGGCACTCCCGGCAGCCCACGGCCAAGCAGAGAGTCATCGACGTGGGTACGAGGGGCTGCCActcctgggggctgctgcctcACTCAGCACCCCGGGGCTTCCCTTGGCTGGGAGTCAGCCaggggcagggtttgggggtgggAATGGCACCAGTTCAGCCCCGGTGTGAACTGCTCCTCCCCTGCCTTGCAGCTGACTGCAAGGAGAACTTCAACACGGTGCAGAACATCGAGGAGCTGGCCTACAACGCCCTGTCCTTCGTCTGGAACATCCACGAGGAAGCCAAGGTACAaagtgccctgcagggagctgggaatggggctcagctgcctctgagagcccagcactgcccagtgctCAGCTGAGACAGAgtcccaaacccaaacccagggctgccccaggcAGTGTTTGCctggcaggacagcagcaggacaccGAGCTCAGTGTGTGTTTAAGCACTGCCATCAGCTAATAAACACTCTGGGTACAGCCAGACTGGCTCAGGGATGTTTTCTTAGTGCTGATGGATAACTGAAGAAAGGATTTTGCAGCAGTTgaaggctctgctcccaggtaGCTGCAGCCTGTTTAAATAAACCCCAGCCAGGGAACCAAGAGCCCCCTTTGCAGGCAGGGTGATGCAGACAGGACTGACCGGTGGGATTCTGTGCCTTGTGGGGTGTGGGAGGGAGCCAGGCAGGTCACAAGATCCCTTTTCACCTTAAAACCAGGAGATTTATTCCAGCAAGGtctttgcagctctgctgtgtcttcTGCATCTCCTCAGTCTGTCATTAACACTTTGTATCTAGTGGGGATTGAAAAACAGATGAAgtaactaagaaaaaaatgaaaagcataaATCCCCCGAGTCTCTGAAGCTTGGGAAAACCCTGCCTGGCTTTGGGATCTCAATAAGCCCAAAGGCAACCTGGGTCTTTTACAACCCAAGAGGTTAACAAATGTCTTCAAGGCAGAGCTGTCAGAAATGGAAATATGTCAGGTATGTGGCAAGCCCTGGGGGCACCTCAGCAAAACTGGATTTAACTCTTAGCAGAAACTCTGCTCATGCACTGGCCTGGGGCAGGTAGAGGTGAGACTTCAGAGAGCTGCAAGGGCTGGGAGTGAGGCAGGagggggcaggggctgggaacaggAGGAGGTGGGGGTTTGGGTGTTTGGGCTGTCCATGGCACCTGCTACTTCTCTCCTTCCAATTAAACTTCACCCCCCCCAGTGAAGAGGTTTTCTTTCCTAGGAACTGACTTGAACTGACATCAGGTTTCAGGGCTGAAATCTCAGCTGAGGGAGCTCAgggagcttttccagctgcagatcTGTCCCCAGGGTCCAGGGAAATTCCAAGGTCACACCAATGACTGGGCAGTTTGGAGACATAATTTGGATtagagctgtgctcagcttttccagagTTCCCGCTGGAGTTAACTCCCTCCTGTGATAAAAGAGCCCAGTGTGGGATGAGTATTTATtcaagcagcactgctgtgcaattcctgaggctgcagccttgccctcctccctccctgcagggctttgcTGTCTGAGGGTCCCTTTCAAATGAAATCTCAGCAAGAACATCCCCAGGCAGGATTTTGGGAGTGGAGAGGCTGAGTTAAGGAGCTGCAGTGGGTATGGGGGAGGCTCAggtggccctggcagggctggaggagcctcagcagctgctctgagcctgccctgggctcccagagctgcctgaggaGGTTTCCAGCACcaacagccctgtccctgtctgcagGTGTTCATTGGGGTGAACTGCCTGAGCACAGACTTCTCCTCACAGAAGGGGGTGAAGGGAGTCCCCCTGAACCTGCAGATCGACACCTACGactgtggcagtggcagcagccagctggtgCACAGGGCTGTCTGCCAGATCAAGATCTTCTGTGACAAGGTACTGCACTCCTCCCAAATTCCAAAACCCAGCTGGTCAGAGACCCTGAGAATAAACCCAGAGAGGGtgagagcctggagcagcccagagctgtgactgTGCCTCACAATAACCTCGATTTTTGACTCTACTTTTGATCAGTTGTTAAATATCAAAGGAGATGAGAGTTTCCTTGGAGGTTCTTCCCCAGTCTCAGCTACCTTCCCATGGAAAGCTATTCCCATTCTCACAGCTATTCTTGTTTGCATGTTTCATTTCTAAAAGCaagttttagttttgtttttctaatttctgaGTGTCAGAGAGTCCTGGCTTGGGTTGTGGGAGGTCCCTGATGTGACCATTTCTGAGTTCAGGCTGCCTTCACCCCAGAGGAACCCTCTCTTGCCAATGTCCTAAACTTTGCTGGATCTTcccccagggagcagagaggaaaatgagggaTGATGAAAGGAAGCAGTTCcgaaggaaagggaaatgccTGGACTCCAACAACAACGGtcagtgctctgtgtgctccctgctctgacacccctgcctctcctctgcctcGCATCTGCTGTTCCCCAGCCCTCAGGCCCTTGCTGGGCTCCTTCCCCAagtgctccaggagctcccaccGATTTTGGGGACGGTCCTGGGCTgccctggaggtgctgcagcctccagcagaaCTGGGAGCCTTGGAGGGgctcccctgtgccaggagctgaggTGAACTGGACTCTCCATCCGTAGGTCTGAAAGGCTGTTTGCTCTCTGGCTTCAGAGGGAACGAGATCACCTTCCTGCGGCCCGAGAGCGACCTGGAGACGCAGCCGGTGCTCTTCATCCCCACCGTGCATTTCCCCACCCCCCAGAGGTGTGGCTCGGTGAGTCcctccctcctcatcctcatccttccCGGCCTGggcatccccatccccacagccctggtgtGATGGAGACATCCCAAacctcagcacagctctttgTGGGATTGGGGTGAACTCCTTGTCCTGAGTGACAAAACCTTGCCAGGTGCTTCCAGCCAGATATTCCTGTGCTTTACACACCTGCAGCTtccacagagagctgcagtggTAGCAAAAACAGCAGTAGGAAATCAATTGTAGCAAAATGGGACCGTCTCAGTCCCTGTGGGTGGGACATCCCCCACTGTCCAGTGTCCTTCAGAGCTCCTCAGCATTCCCTGCCTCAGAAACCACTGCCTGAGTTTGTCACAAACAGGGAATCTGGGCAAGTCCTGTATATCAAATTCCATTTAATCTAAGAAGCAGACATTTGGGTTTAATTGTGTGGGGAAACTGATGGGTCAGGAGGAGGGAAATGATGTTTGGAGTGTGCCCAAGTTGCCTCCCCCTCTCTAGCACCCAGTGGTGCCGTGCAGACTCTCAGATCCATTTCCTTTGCATTGCAGgtgctccctcctgctgttcccaACTCTGCAAACAGGTGAGGATGCAGCACTGTGAGCTTCCCACCAtcagctgctctgttcctttGGGAATGCCAGGCCTGGTGGATACCCCAGGGCAGGATAGCACAGCTCAGTGTCTCCCTGATGCCCTGAGAGTCAGAATCTGAGTTAAACCTTGTCCTGGAAGGGACTCAGGGCTGCAGAAACACGGACACATTTCTGTCCCTGTCAGAGTCACTCCAACACCAGCTGCTCCCTGATTGTCCTGCTGTTCTCATGGAGACAATgtttgaaagggaaaataaaagatcaCAGCTGTCACTGAAGGGTTCAAACACCCAGAGGCTggcaaattaaataaatacatgaagtGGAATCACACTTGAATCACTTCTACTTCCCAGCCTGGGCCCTCTGTGTGGGGACACCAGTGGGGAAGCAGTGCCAGGAGGGTGCAGAAGTTTGGGTTCAGTGACCCCAGACCCTCCGTGGgccctccctgagctgcccaTGTGCTTTAGGCAGGAGttacagccctgctgctgtaaTTACAAGCCAACAGTTAATTGCTGGATGGTTGTTCAGTCAGAAGttgaggagcaggagctgttgtgtttgctttgctgctctccctgctgagtGTTGTGTCCCCTGGCCCAGGCTGCCCCTGAAGAGGAGCGGTGCCTCCTTCACCGACGACTTCGACCCCTCCCCTccaaagcacagcaaggacGAAGATCCCCAGAGAGGTAAACAGCCCTGGGATCCTGAGTTCCACGAgcactgggagccctgggagcactgggagccctgggagcactggcagGGACCCTGAGCATGCTGCCCTGTTCTCTTGCAGTGCTGCTCTACGTGCGCAGGGAGTCTGAGGAGGTGTTTGATGCTCTCATGTTGAAGACCCCGGATCTGCAGGGCCTCAGGACAgctgtgagtgtccccagacCCCTGGGAATGGAGATAAAAGGGAGTGGGGTTGGTGAACAGGGAGCTGCTCATCTCTCCTGCcttggggatgggaatggaagtgggagcaggagctgagttctcccaggagctcctggtgtggctgcagagggaggatCACACCTCCTCCCCATCCACATCCTCATGGAAGTCTCTTCTTGTGACAGCACATTCATATTTTCCACTGCCCAACACCTTTTCCATTCTCCAGGCTGGAGATGTGTGATCTGAAACCCTCCCTGGCCTCGTGCTGGAattccctggctgtgtttgagGAGCACAAGGACATATTTGTGTCATGGTTATCAGCAGCATCTCTGATAACCCAGCCCTCTCTGGAGACTGCtgggaaggaaacaaacaaTAAACCTCCTAGATTTGGGGTGGCTTTATGGCTGCACTTCAAGCTCTGTTGGTTttacaaacttttaaaaataggatttttgAAAAAGTCGGTACAGAGGGTTCTCTACcatcttctccttccctcatccctcacCACAGAGAGACAAAAAACTTCATGAAAAACACTCAGCAAAATCCTACAAAACTCCTGCCACCCTCAGACCAAAACTGAACTTGCCCAGGAGAATGTTCAGGTCATGGTTTTGTTCTCTGGAGTAAAACTGAGGGGGAATCCTTTGCTGCTGAACACCCAGCTCGgtgttctttttcattttttaccaTGGGAATTTCACTTTACAAGCACAAAGATTTGCCATGTTTTCTCTcacagatttcagaaaaatatggGCTTCCTGAAGAAAGCATTTATAAAGTCTACAAAAAGTGCAAAAGAGGGTAAGCTAATCTCTCATCTGCTTTTATGCTGTGCCCCCAAACCTatcctctccagcccctgccattGGCTCCAAGAGCATTTTAACAAGATAATAAAAGGTAGAGCCATGGCAGCCTCTGCTATTTGGAGCATATAAAAGTCAGATCTTTCTGGGCTTTAAAGATTTGGGATAATGCTTGTTTGTATTATATTTGTTTGGAGGGTAAAGTCTCCCAAGGAAAGGAAGTTGGGTGAAGGTGGAATTGTTTGGGGAGTTTAATGGTGATCCTTTGTGTCTCAGTCTAAAAGCCTGAGGTTATGGAGAACTTATCAGACAGGGATCAGTGTTTGCTCCTCCAAAAAATGCTGGAATGTCCCTGGCTCAGGATGAGGGATGGGCCATGAGCATCTGAATTTGTCAGGAGTTCTTCCACCTGTTGCTGATGCTGCTCCTCTGTTAGCCCCAGAAATGGGGATTttcttcccaaaggaaaagagcagcactgGTGGCTTCAGGGAGAGGCCACCTCACTGAGTTTGGCTCTGGTTTTGTTGGTGCCTCCATCTGATAAGCAGTGAGTGCTGTTTGGTGATGACAGGGAGGGAAaccaggcaggaggagcaaaGAGGTATCTCATGAAAAGGAAAGGCCACGCCTGGAAATTAGATGAAATAAATCATTTTGACACCTGGTTTAATGAAGGCTGGACGTGacccatggcagcagctccttctgaaGTGTGGGGAGATGGGGGAGATCTCCACTCTGGCTGGTGGCAGGGTCAGGCC is a genomic window containing:
- the GRHL3 gene encoding grainyhead-like protein 3 homolog, translating into MSNELDFRSVRLMKNDTMNFQKFPYTSEDEAWKSYLENPLTAATKAMMRVNGDDDSVAALSLLYDYYMVPKEKRILPAGMMGRNDLAKRHCHGMDYEPELPSFDGSAHLMKLLSENVSVSQEFCELPKKNSLSLEAVPAPHKAALLPPGTSKLEATPDNFLVAPGDVYDSSSLSSLFESLPLAPAQQRWQPDSTFKEDPQETLLFSDILKPQAEPPCPESYPTDGVKSDFEYTLGSPKAIHIKSGDSPMAYLNKGQFYPITLRTAGDSKCLHLSSNKVKSVVMIVFDNEKIPTEQLKFWKHWHSRQPTAKQRVIDVADCKENFNTVQNIEELAYNALSFVWNIHEEAKVFIGVNCLSTDFSSQKGVKGVPLNLQIDTYDCGSGSSQLVHRAVCQIKIFCDKGAERKMRDDERKQFRRKGKCLDSNNNGLKGCLLSGFRGNEITFLRPESDLETQPVLFIPTVHFPTPQRCGSVLPPAVPNSANRLPLKRSGASFTDDFDPSPPKHSKDEDPQRVLLYVRRESEEVFDALMLKTPDLQGLRTAISEKYGLPEESIYKVYKKCKRGILVNMDNNIIQHYSNHMAFLLDVVEAENKFQIILKEL